Part of the Kordiimonas pumila genome is shown below.
TGGCCCTTGCCAATGCCGGCCTTGATATGGAAGAAATGGTTGTCGGGGCCAAAAATGGCTTTTCCGACACATCAGAACGTGTGGTAATAAGGCGGCTGATTACTGAAATTGAAATGGCCGATATGCGCTGCGTACTGATCCTCGATGATTACCACCGTGTATGCTCGCCCCAAATTGATGCTTTAATCAAGCAGCTTATTAAAGAAACCCCGCGTTCGTTTTCCATTTTAATAAACAGTCGAACGGTTCCTGACATTGACTGTGCCACCCTCATTGCTTCTGGCTTAGCTGTGGAACTGGGTACAGATAATTTGCGCTTAACAAAAGATGAAGCAATAGAAGCCATTGATTCAAATCTAAGTGAAACAGATTTCAGTTCCCTTTATGATAAAACGGAAGGATGGCCGGTCGCCGTGCAATTGGCGAAACTTGGTAGTGGTAATCTTCGAGATTTTTCTGCCGGAAAACTCGGTAACTCCAATAACTTTATTGCCTCGTATCTCACAGAACAGGTTGTTGATGCGCTTGACGATGAGGAAAAGAACTTCCTTCTCTATACATCGACACTTGAACGCTTCAATGAAAGCCTTGTTAACCATGTTTTAGAAAATGACAATGCATGGATGACAATGGAAAAACTAAGTGCCCTTACGGCCTTTATCATACCAATGGACAAAGAAGGCAGCTGGTACAGGTATCACCATCTCTTTGGGGAATATTTATACGAATCGCTTAGAAAAAGTGCGCCAGCCGTTATCAGTGGTCTGTGCCTGCGGGCCAGCGAATGGCACCTGCAAAATGGCCAACCTATTGAAGCAACCAGTTATGCCGCTCGTGTTAAAGAGTATGGCCGGTGTGCTGATATTATAACCGGACTTGGCGGCTGGAAAATCATCCTCACCCAAGGCATTGGTTTTATGCGTAAGCTTTTACGCTTCATTCCCGAAACAGAATTGCAAAACTTCCCTAGGGTAGCCATCGCCAGAACCTATCTTTACAGCAAGGACGGTGAACTACAGCAAGCGCGGTTTCTGTTTGATGCCACATCATGGCAAAATCGGTCGTGTTCCGACACTGAATGGCTGCAGGATCATCTACTTGTTGGGCAATTGCTCGGTATTTACCAAGATATTATTCCCAATGAAAATGAACTTGCTGCTTTGATGGAACAAACAACAACAGAATTACACGATATAGATTCCCTTTCTCTCGGCACCCTGAAGTGTACAGAGATAAACAGCCTTTTTGCCAATGGACGTCTTAAAAACATAGAAACAATATTGGAAAGCGCCTTCATGCTAATGCGCCAAGGCGGGTCTGTTCTTGGGCTAAATTATTGTTATGTGCATGCATGTGTTGCCGCTTTATTTAAATGCGACTTTGAGAATGCAGATGTCCAAACTAAAATGGCGCTCGAACTGGCTGAGAATAATTTTGGTGCAGATAGTGGCCTGAAATATCTGGTCAGTACATTAAAGTTTGCCATTACTGTGTGGTCTGGTCGCGCCGATAAGAACGACCTTAAAGTTTTCATGACCTCTTTAGCGGACCTTGAAGAACATGATGGCTGGGCTGAAATTTATATGACAGGCCTTGATGCAGGCTATCATTTGGCGGCAGCAAACTCTGAATGGGCAACGGCTTATGCTATGATCGAACGGTACGAAAGCGTTGCCGCTATTAGAGAGCTAACACGGTTGAAGCAATTCTGTCTTGTGTTGAAATGCGAGGTAGAGTTCAAAGTTAACCACATGCACAATGCGCGGTATATTGCCAATAAGCTCAAAGAAATGCCGACAGAATACCCGTGGCCAAAAAATTGGCAAAGCCATGTCCTGAGCGTGATTAAATTATCATCCTTACAAATGGAGAGTGATGATGTCACCGAGGAAAAACTATTGGCCATTGCGCAAAAAACTGACCTGATAAATGCCAATTTTCATCATGTAAGGCTCATCACGGAGCTTTGTAATTTTTATCTCCGGCAAGATAAACGAGAAAAAATCCGCACAACCCTAACCCAACTTGTAGAACTGTGCGCAGATTATGATTTTTTCTGGCCGTTTCAGTTTAACCCCCCCCTCAAAAGCGCTCTCTATTCAATGCGTGATACACTCAATTTGCCTGAGGGCGGCAAAGGTCTGGTGTTTGTGGATAAGTTTCTATCTGGGCAATTTGAAAATCATGGGGCTGACCAACTCAATATCTTAAGCCTTCGTGAACGGCAGGTCCTAACCCACTTAGCACACGGAATGTCGAATAAAGCTATAGCCATACAGCTCGACCTAACCGACAATACCGTGAAGTTCCATCTTAAAAACATCTATACAAAGCTATCGGTTAGCCGCCGCGGTGAAGCGGTTTTTGAAGCCAAGCGCATGGGGTTGCTATAAGCTTTTCATAAGCAAAATGTGGTAAAAATATCCTCTTTGCCTTTCACTCATCGTTCTTGACACAAAGGCCTACCCGTTTAGGCAGCTTGTTTTTGCTTTTATTTTCCCTAGCTTTACCAGCGAACAGAAACAAAAGGCTAAGCGATGTCATCCAAGAACACCATATTAATAGTTGATACGGCATTAGGCGTTTTTGAACTGGAGCTTGATCACGTGAACGCGCCCGTCACAGCTAAATATTTTCAAAAACTGGCAACTATGGGTGCCTTGGACGGAACCTCAGTGTTTAGAATAGTAACACCTGATAACAACAGTTATAATCCAGATGTCGCCATTCATGTTGTTCAAGGGGGGCGCATGGAAAGTGACGCTGAAATTATACCGCCCATTCGGCATGAATCGACACAAGAAACAGGCTTGCTTCATAAAAAATGGAGCCTTTCAACAGCACGGTATGACGTAGGCCAAACATACGGTAGCTTTTTCATTGTCATGCAAGATGAACCAGCACTAGACCACGGCGGCACTAGGCACCCCGACGGACAAGGCTTTGCTGTCTTTGGGCGGGTTAGTTCAGGGTATGATGTAGTTGAAAAAATCTTCTCTCGTGCTGAACAAACTGAGTTTCTTGCAAACAGAATTCAAATAAATACGGTTCGTCCATATGAAGTGATAGCCCCCTGACCTACCCGTTTGGGTAGCGTCTTTCCTACAGTAAGCCATCCAAAAAACACCGAAACCTACACGAATGCTGCGTTGCGCCGCCCCTAGGCGACCGCCATAATAAATTATAGAAAATCATACCAGTGTGAAACAAAAATCACTTCTCAGGGAGAGAGTAATGAGCTTTAAAAACCTAACGTCTCATCTGGCAATAGCAGCCTTTTTAGCCTCAGGCGCGGGGCATGTTTCCGCCCAGCAAACTGATAGCGAAAATGGTTTTGTCATGGATGAAATTATTGTAACGGCGCGTGGCCGTGCAGAAACGCTGCAATCAGCGCCGCTATCGGTTTCTGTTCTCACCAAACAAACCATTGAGGATGCGCGCATCAATCAGGTTGATGACTTTATCGGACTAACACCCGGTATTACCATCTCCAATGCACAGGATGCCGGCACAAACTTCATTACGATTAGAGGCCTTTCCCAAACACGCAACGGCGAACCGCCCGTCGCTGTTGTTGTGGACGGTGTCTTACAAGTTAATTCAAGGTCTTTTGACCAAATGCTTTTTGATGTTGAAAATATTCAGGTTTTACGAGGCCCACAAGGTGCACGGTATGGCCGGAACGCCACAGGCGGCGCGATCATCATAAATACTGTAAGCCCAGCAAAAGAATTTGAAGGATACGTGAAGGGCGGCCTTGCAAGCGGCAACGAATATAATCTTCAAGGATCTATCTCGGGGCCAATATCAGATACATTGTCTTATAGACTCTCCGGCAGTTATATTAATAGGGACGGTGTCTTTAATAACTATGTTCTGGATGAAAAAGTTGATTACCTGGAAGATGTAACAGTTCGCGGTCACCTGCGCTGGGAGCCAACCGATAATTTCTCGGCAGATGCCCGTGTAAACATTGTCCGCACTCACGCAGGCGCCCTTAACTATACCTATCAACCCGCTGTTTCTGACCCCGTAACCGGGTTGCCGAGTTTTGATTTTACAATTGCAGATGCTGATTTGGTAGAGCGTGATTTTTCAGCTAACAATCTAGGCGTAGACGACCGTGACCTAGACCAGTTTTCCCTGCGCCTTAATTATGAAGCAGACTGGGGTAGTATTTCATCTGTTACCAGTTATGACAAAATTACACAAAGCACAGGAAGTGATCAGTTTCCCTATACTGCGGCTTCCAGCATAACATTTGGTGACTTTCCGTTTTATGATGGCATTCAATCACAGTTCTTTGATATTGAAGCTTTTAGTCAGGAACTTCGGGTTACATCACCAGATGATCAGCGCTTTAGGTGGATGTTCGGTACATATTTACTGCTAACTGATCGGTTTGTATCCTCTGCAACAATGCTTGACTTGGAAGAGGGCTATGTAAGGTTGCGTAGTGAACCAACTTCATCTGATATCAGCCCGCTTAGCTCCTTCATTGCAGATGACAATGACAACACAGCATATGCTTTCTTCTTTGCGTTTGATTATGATATTGCGGAAAATCTAGAGTTCTCTGTTGCTGGACGATATGATCGCGACAAACGAAAACAAACAGTGTCCGCCGCACAGGGCAACTATACTGACGGTGTGCTCGTATCTCCTATCGGTGCACCGGGCGCTGTAAACAAAGCGACCTTCAGCAAGTTTCAGCCCAAAGTAAGCCTCCGGTATCTGGCAACCGATGATCTATCGTTTTATGCCTCGTGGGGACAAGGCTTTAGAAGTGGTCAATTTAACCAGAACGGCGTTGGTGTCCTTGCGGCTGGCGCTGGTGTTGCTGGTGTAAGTGACCTGTTAAACCGTGAAATCACCGAAACTTCTGAAATTGGCTTCAAAGCCCAAATGCTGGATAATCGCCTTTCTTTGAACGGTGCAATTTACAACACCGATATTACTAATGCCCCTTACTTTGTGTTCATTGGTGCAGTTAGTGCCCAAGTATTGGTGCCAATTGAAGATATAAACATCAAAGGCGGCGAACTTGAATTAACCGCAAGAGCAACCCCAAACCTTGATGTATTTGCCGGCCTCTCTGTATCCGATAGCAAAATCAAGGAATATAGCGTGAACCCTGCTGCCATCGGGAACAAAGCACCTTATGTGCCGTCATATACCATCAATGTTGGTGGGCAGTACCGCAAAGAAATTACCTCAAACCTTGGTATTTTCTTACGTGCAGACTATGAGCGTCGTGGCAGTCAGTACTGGGATCCAGAAAACACAACCGCGCGATCAACTATCGATCTTATGAATGTCCGCGTAGGGGTAGAAGATAATGATGGCACTTGGTCTATAACAGCTTCTGGAAGCAATGTTTTTGACGAAGTCTACAATTCAGAGTGGGTATTGGGCGGATATGCCCATGCTGGCCAGCAAGACATATGGCGATTGGATTTCCGCTATAACTTCTAAGGCAAATATAGGGGTGCAGCCCATAGCCTGCACCCCGCACGCCTGCTTCTGATTATTGCAGATACAGTAACGTTTTAAACTGAGTGTTAGACCAGACGTATGCGTCTGGTTACGGATGAGTGCAACCAAAATCAATAGCCATGTGCCGACAGGTTTTTCTCGAAAAGAGCGACTTTTGATCAGGATACCTATTGATATTCAAAATGGAACGTGAGTTTTAATTATGGGAAAATATCGTATCTCAGCAGATATCGGCGGAACCTTTACCGATTTTGTTATTGAAGACAAAACCACAGGCGACATAAAAATTGGTAAAGTGCCTACAACACCAGATAACCCGGCACGCGGCGTTTTAAGCGGCGTCGAGGACCTTGTTGGTAATGCAAAAGATATTGATTTCTTTGTGCACGGCACAACGGTTGGCCTGAATGCCTTTTTAGAGCGACGAGGCGCTCGTGTCCTACTTCTCATGACATCTGGTGTTAGCGATACATACACTATCGCTCGTGGGCACCGTGACACACTTTATAAATTACATTACCGCAAACCAGAGCAACTAGTGCCACGATCTGACGTACATGAGGTGGTAGAGCGCTTAAACTGGAACGGTGACGTCATTACACCTCTTGATGAAACTTCCCTCAAGCCCATAATAGAAAAAGTAAAAGCAGAAAATATTCCTGCCGTCGCAGTTTGCCTATTGCATGCCTACACAAACCCTGACCATGAAAAACAGGTGGGAGAAGTTCTCGCCGCAGCTTTACCAGGTGTTTCCATATCTTTATCGCACCGGGTTGCACCCGAATGGCGGGAGGTAGAGCGTGCATCCTCCACCGTGATGGATGCCTATGTTGCCCCAGTAGTAGAACTTTACCTTTCCACGCTAAAGCGGGAACTTGTTAAAGTTGGCATGGATGAAACTGTCCATGTGATGAGCTCGAACGGCGGAGTCATGACAGACCTGCATGCAAGCCGCCACCCTATCACAACGCTTTTATCTGGTCCTGTTGGCGGTAGCATCGGCGGTGTTGAACTTTCTAAAGCGACAGGCTTAAAGAATTTACTCTGTGTTGATATGGGCGGCACCTCTTTTGACCTCAGCCTTGTTGTTGACGGACAACCAGAACTTTCAAACGAGACAGTCCTGCAAGGGTTGCCCCTTTTAATGTCCATTATAAATATTGAAACCGTAGGCGCTGGCGGAGGCTCCCTTGCATGGATAGAAAGTGGCGGGCTGCGCGTTGGCCCACAAAGCGCCGGGTCTGTTCCGGGGCCTGTATGCTACGGCAGGGGTGGCACTCAGCCTACTATTACAGACGCCAACCTGTTTTTGGGCAGGCTGGGCGTAGAATCACTTCTGAACGGCGCAATGTCACTTGACCTGCCGAACACAGCAAAAGCCTTTGCGGAACTCGCAGGTAAAATCGGTTTAACCGACATAGAACTGGCAGAAGGCATGATTGCTATCGGCAATGCAAAAATGGCTGATGCCATGCGCACTATCACTATTGGGCGCGGTATCGACCCTAGAGAATTTACCCTTGTAGCGTTTGGTGGTGCAGGGCCAATGCATGCGGTGGAGCTTGCCCGCGAGCTGGATATTGAGCGTATTATAATACCTCGCTTCCCGGGTACATTCTCTGCTTGGGGTATGCTGCAAAGTGATATCCGGCATGATCTAAGCATAACACACTACGCCCTTTCAGACGATGTCGACAAATCTGTCATTGCTGGTTTGTTTGAAGATATGCGCACAAAAGGCACTGCTATTTTAGTCGAGGAAAATGTCCTCGCGGAAGATATGACATTTAGCTTTTCTATCGACCTGCGCTATGTAGGGCAGGAATATACTATCAGTGTACCTGTCTCTGATAGTCTTGATCTGGATGAGACCATTACAACGTTCCACGGTCTTTACCAGACGCGCTACGGGCATGCCTTGCATGGATCCCCCGTCGAGATCATTACCCTTCGAGTGGCCGCACTTGGGCACCTTCCAAAGTCTTTGCCCTACTCTGCTCCAACCGATACAGGCACTGACCCTGTTGTCGGCCAGAGAGACATTATATTCAATGGCACAACATATCAGGCACCCATCCTGAAACGTGACTTCATGTCCCAAGGCCAATCATATTCAAGCCCTGCTGTGATCGAGGAGGCAAGCGCCACAACGATCATACCACCAGGCTACGGTTTTGAACTTGACCCAAGCGGCAACATAATTATTCAGGCGGAAACCATATCATGAGCAATCCACACACTAATCCAATCACAACTGAAATTATCCGAAACGCCTTTAATTCTATCGCCGAAGATATGAATGCGGCCTTGATCAGAAGCGCTTATACGCCTGTGATATACGAGGGCAAAGACTGCGCTGTTGCACTGCTTGATGAAACGGGTGAGGTTCTGGGGCAATCCCTTGGTTTACCCCTATTTCTTGGTAACCTTTCCCTGTGTGTGCAAATCGTTGCTGACATGCGCGGCTGGGATTACTTCGGCGAAGGCGATGTCATATTTTTAAATGACTCT
Proteins encoded:
- a CDS encoding helix-turn-helix transcriptional regulator, yielding MQDVSYLDNWFIPSKIEPERPNIKIVDRPRLIEELTDALSNKLILVIAPAGFGKSSLVSQWREKLVSEGVACPWFSLDENDFEGRQFLSYITLALANAGLDMEEMVVGAKNGFSDTSERVVIRRLITEIEMADMRCVLILDDYHRVCSPQIDALIKQLIKETPRSFSILINSRTVPDIDCATLIASGLAVELGTDNLRLTKDEAIEAIDSNLSETDFSSLYDKTEGWPVAVQLAKLGSGNLRDFSAGKLGNSNNFIASYLTEQVVDALDDEEKNFLLYTSTLERFNESLVNHVLENDNAWMTMEKLSALTAFIIPMDKEGSWYRYHHLFGEYLYESLRKSAPAVISGLCLRASEWHLQNGQPIEATSYAARVKEYGRCADIITGLGGWKIILTQGIGFMRKLLRFIPETELQNFPRVAIARTYLYSKDGELQQARFLFDATSWQNRSCSDTEWLQDHLLVGQLLGIYQDIIPNENELAALMEQTTTELHDIDSLSLGTLKCTEINSLFANGRLKNIETILESAFMLMRQGGSVLGLNYCYVHACVAALFKCDFENADVQTKMALELAENNFGADSGLKYLVSTLKFAITVWSGRADKNDLKVFMTSLADLEEHDGWAEIYMTGLDAGYHLAAANSEWATAYAMIERYESVAAIRELTRLKQFCLVLKCEVEFKVNHMHNARYIANKLKEMPTEYPWPKNWQSHVLSVIKLSSLQMESDDVTEEKLLAIAQKTDLINANFHHVRLITELCNFYLRQDKREKIRTTLTQLVELCADYDFFWPFQFNPPLKSALYSMRDTLNLPEGGKGLVFVDKFLSGQFENHGADQLNILSLRERQVLTHLAHGMSNKAIAIQLDLTDNTVKFHLKNIYTKLSVSRRGEAVFEAKRMGLL
- a CDS encoding peptidylprolyl isomerase; this encodes MSSKNTILIVDTALGVFELELDHVNAPVTAKYFQKLATMGALDGTSVFRIVTPDNNSYNPDVAIHVVQGGRMESDAEIIPPIRHESTQETGLLHKKWSLSTARYDVGQTYGSFFIVMQDEPALDHGGTRHPDGQGFAVFGRVSSGYDVVEKIFSRAEQTEFLANRIQINTVRPYEVIAP
- a CDS encoding TonB-dependent receptor; amino-acid sequence: MSFKNLTSHLAIAAFLASGAGHVSAQQTDSENGFVMDEIIVTARGRAETLQSAPLSVSVLTKQTIEDARINQVDDFIGLTPGITISNAQDAGTNFITIRGLSQTRNGEPPVAVVVDGVLQVNSRSFDQMLFDVENIQVLRGPQGARYGRNATGGAIIINTVSPAKEFEGYVKGGLASGNEYNLQGSISGPISDTLSYRLSGSYINRDGVFNNYVLDEKVDYLEDVTVRGHLRWEPTDNFSADARVNIVRTHAGALNYTYQPAVSDPVTGLPSFDFTIADADLVERDFSANNLGVDDRDLDQFSLRLNYEADWGSISSVTSYDKITQSTGSDQFPYTAASSITFGDFPFYDGIQSQFFDIEAFSQELRVTSPDDQRFRWMFGTYLLLTDRFVSSATMLDLEEGYVRLRSEPTSSDISPLSSFIADDNDNTAYAFFFAFDYDIAENLEFSVAGRYDRDKRKQTVSAAQGNYTDGVLVSPIGAPGAVNKATFSKFQPKVSLRYLATDDLSFYASWGQGFRSGQFNQNGVGVLAAGAGVAGVSDLLNREITETSEIGFKAQMLDNRLSLNGAIYNTDITNAPYFVFIGAVSAQVLVPIEDINIKGGELELTARATPNLDVFAGLSVSDSKIKEYSVNPAAIGNKAPYVPSYTINVGGQYRKEITSNLGIFLRADYERRGSQYWDPENTTARSTIDLMNVRVGVEDNDGTWSITASGSNVFDEVYNSEWVLGGYAHAGQQDIWRLDFRYNF
- a CDS encoding hydantoinase/oxoprolinase family protein codes for the protein MGKYRISADIGGTFTDFVIEDKTTGDIKIGKVPTTPDNPARGVLSGVEDLVGNAKDIDFFVHGTTVGLNAFLERRGARVLLLMTSGVSDTYTIARGHRDTLYKLHYRKPEQLVPRSDVHEVVERLNWNGDVITPLDETSLKPIIEKVKAENIPAVAVCLLHAYTNPDHEKQVGEVLAAALPGVSISLSHRVAPEWREVERASSTVMDAYVAPVVELYLSTLKRELVKVGMDETVHVMSSNGGVMTDLHASRHPITTLLSGPVGGSIGGVELSKATGLKNLLCVDMGGTSFDLSLVVDGQPELSNETVLQGLPLLMSIINIETVGAGGGSLAWIESGGLRVGPQSAGSVPGPVCYGRGGTQPTITDANLFLGRLGVESLLNGAMSLDLPNTAKAFAELAGKIGLTDIELAEGMIAIGNAKMADAMRTITIGRGIDPREFTLVAFGGAGPMHAVELARELDIERIIIPRFPGTFSAWGMLQSDIRHDLSITHYALSDDVDKSVIAGLFEDMRTKGTAILVEENVLAEDMTFSFSIDLRYVGQEYTISVPVSDSLDLDETITTFHGLYQTRYGHALHGSPVEIITLRVAALGHLPKSLPYSAPTDTGTDPVVGQRDIIFNGTTYQAPILKRDFMSQGQSYSSPAVIEEASATTIIPPGYGFELDPSGNIIIQAETIS